Part of the Zea mays cultivar B73 chromosome 4, Zm-B73-REFERENCE-NAM-5.0, whole genome shotgun sequence genome is shown below.
acaagaagctacgaccaaagtcggcccaatcaaaAAAACACGTGTTCTAGAGTCTTTACGCTCGGGCTTGAAGAGGTCGAGTATTTTGGACGAAACGAaggaatatatgaactcaattttcatggttccaaacctcttactccagtgatattcaaatgtcattggtttgaccctaaaGTGATGAgatggacacattctaatcttgggctagtcgaaatttgaaagaacatcttaagggttgggatgttgtgtataaggtatcaccgcaaggTAAATTACCTATTCCAAacaatgaagattataacttagacccgaacACATGacagagagttcttccaagaagatggactagaagggcgatttgagatagacttaaccaaaGCTATcgaaatggaagtagatattgaaatggttgttgatgaggaggatgatgaggtgcaaaatgagaatgacttagaaatacttgaagggaATGCCActaatgacgaacttgcgccttcatatggtgttgactatgaaatggttgatagtgatgatgagacttatgatccggctaaccccgacacatatgaagattatttttaattgatGTAATGCTATTTTTCGCATTGGTTTCTAAATAcattttttatatgtgcttatttgcttactcttaattgcaggttgttggacaaagatggtgggtggTGGGATgacgacgaggagggggaggaggaacaCCCGTAGGACGGCGGAGGAGGCACAGTAGGACGGCAATgcccagcagcaggtggagcagcaggcCATTGTTGATGCAGCGCAGCGGGATGATGACGATGCTCAGCCGGACGCCTCAGGTTCTATCGCCTTAGGTTTGAGAAACGTCTACTTGCGAGGTCCcgtgagtctccctcagcgtcccatacttcgtgaGAGGCGACTGCTGAttcgacccgatggagagaggcatgtaactttagtTGTTCTCGctgcttgttcatattatgtgttgaaACTCATAATATAAAGTAatattttttatttatcacttggacatgtattggaaggttgtggagaatgcagggggtcacggtcgcaaccccaatggcatcctcgaccTTCTGTGcaaggaacacttccctggactggttgagtacgccggagtgatgggcccagcctacaccttcgaccactacaccATCACCCCTGATGCAGTAGATCGAGACAGCagggaattcaacaacaaggcagagcgggtgaagcaagagctgtgggtaagtcttcctataTTATAAAATATGTCACATTCattgcacattcttgaaataatgtatggatacatagtctttgtatgcaggatttcttcagatgcgaggctggatacgacgccggggcggatgtggtggctaccatgagctataagaagctcgtcgtggacatgcactacgaggcacgAATCGAGGCCATTGTcagttaccacggctccgtccttcgagagaaggtgaccaagcaggacacccgaaccatgtcgttgactcgggAACAATACTTAAAGGTAAATACATAACTTTAATATTCTTGAGAAAAattgcttaattttatcttctgatatgtagTGTACTtgttttactttgtagatgattccttattggtgcgCCATGCATCCTCGGtgttgggagcagatggtggataggtggtgctcgtctgagtgggacgaggcgcacaacgctagccgtaaACGACatctgatgatgcaaggtccctcccaccaccaaggcaaccacagcctctgcaaatatgcagaagcatgggtacaccctcttttttatttaggtatataaaacTAGATTAGATATGATTTCTAACTGTCTTGTTAATTTTCTTGCAGTcgcgcgtcacatggtggccagccttgctccatcttctcggtgtatgctatggcccacaagggcaagacgacgtccgacgtcacctacaacccggaggaCGGGCCCGAAGCGTGTAGCAACCCCGTTGTCTACAGCTGCCTAAGTGAATACACTACCATGGCAcatgaggtccatgggccagattacgatccaaggaccgaggacatcgatggagatgtcctcatgagggtcggaggaggcaagaggcatgggtggTACTAGATTGCCACGGGGCAATCGAGTCGTCGTCcattcccactctgtctcaggtgcgagcaaggaccaCGAGcttgagtccagccatacgacctcggtagGACAGCTCACATCATCGGATACAACAACTCCAGGTTAGTTCTTCTGTACctcgtcattccttgagttatatagcttctctttgagttattatAACATTGGGGTCAAATATTACAGgccagctagaagaagagaggagggaacaacaggagatagaggcgaggatgatggtggAGCGGGAGACCCGCTTGGCAAATCAGCAGAGGATggtggagatgttccagtacaggcagagccttggcgccgcacatggttttgctccaccacctctgttattccctccagttgaccctactcagttccatactcctatgattatcaaaattttagtcctacatgatatatattcatatggtataacacatgcaatctcttctctgtgcagggacaatctggggcggcatccaacaaccctcatagaTCGCCCGGCCCATCGCCACACTAGTCTAGCCACCCACCTCACTGAGATACTTTGTGCACATGATCCTATCTTTGTTGGTGTTGTTAATACTTTGTGAGATAACTTGGTCTGAACTTGTTGATGTTGGTAATGTTTTGTGAGATActggagacttatgtttgtgagtgttggagacttatgtttgtgttcgaACTTGTTTGATTATGAGATTTATGGTCTTTGtgagatatgtgatgtatatgtgatatctgtgatgattatgtgatatctatgatgtatatgtgatgattatgtgatatatcttttgttcgtttggatggaataataaaaataaataaaaaggggtATGATGGTcacttgccgagtgtaacactcggcaaagagatactttgtcgagtgtcaagtcATAGCACTCGATAAAGATGGCACACCTAGAAACCGATAAAACTTCTTTTGCCGAGTGATGTggccttggcactcggcaaagaagcaacaTTTGTCGAGTGCCTCCTAGTGCACTCAGTAAAGGAACtgacaaaggggcccactggtgaTCCCTTTGCTAAGTGCTAGTCcggcggacactcggcaaagagggagcctttgccaagtgccacCTAATATGCTCGACAAAGGAACTGGCAAAGGGGTCCATGgggagcttctttgtcgagtatcaGTATATTATACACTCGGCACAGGCTCTTTCGTCGTCACCAGCGCGTCGTTACACGACTTTTCTTTACTGAGTGCCGACAAAAAGTAATCGGCAAAGAAGCCGTTGTCGATGTATAGTtcaccgagccttctttgccgagtgtcacactcggcaaagccttcgccgagtgtttttcaGGCTTCGCCGAGTGTTTCAGACACTCGACAAATAAGTTGTTTCTGGTAGTGTAATCTAGATGAAATAGTTGTAGATCCAACATTAAGAAGACAAATTGATGAGTATGATAAAATAATCAACATGAAGCGAGAGAGGCGTACATTTAAATTCTAACTTTTTTGTATGGCCACTAATTTCTATATGCAATATTACATCTATTTTATTGTCTTGTCAACTTGTTTTGTGATTTTGTTTGGCCCCACGTGACAATGGAGCGCTCAAGGGCATGTGAAGAATGCAGGAGAAAGCAACAACACAGGTCATCCCTTTTGTTCCTTTGGACGTACCCGGGCCCCTAGCTAGCAACGCAACAAGCTCATGCATATTGCAATGTTGCTGCAAAAAGGCCTTTAAACAGATTGTCCGATCCTAAACGCGCTCGATCTAACAACGACGACCCCATTACACACATGGCGGCTGTTCGCTAGCTTTCGATCATATCGCGATCACCTCACCTCTACCACTACGACGTACCTAGCTGCTGCTCCTACACCTTTAATCCTTCTTTCCTGGATGCTAGCTGCTGTCTGTCCATGCATGGCCTCCTTTTAACAGTGAAAGATGCATGTATGGTGTCCTGTCTCTGGGACCATGATATGAATGCATCCTCCATCTTAGCACGATCGATCGATCACATGAACATGCATGCAGTGCAAAGCACCCCCTTTTCCCCGTCCCTAGCCTAGCTAATCCTCCGATGCTGCTTGTCGCCGTCCTCCATGACGTACCGGCCTATGATTGCTTTGCGTGCTGCTAGTGCCTGATGCGTGGCCCTAGGGTGAACTCCAGGTTCAACTCGCTGGCACACGACGTCGTCTCCGACACGCAGGAGGAGTTCATGTCCGACAGGATCTCCAGGCTCTTGGACTGCATCGTCTGATCCTGCATGCACAGTAAGTAATGGATCGTCGACATGTTTAGTTCAGTTGGCCCTGCCTCATTCTCACACAGATTATTCTGCTATCTAATCAAGGTGCAGTGCATGCAACAGGGCAGTGTATAGCTTATAGCTAGCTACGTACCTTGAGAGATCGAGAATGCATGCTCATGCTGCCGGTGTTGGAGTCGCTGGGAAAGCCGGCCCAGTCTTCCCTGTAGAAACAACAGAACATAGCTCAGGAAATGTGATTACATGCAGATGCAGTGCATAAAAGAGCTGGAGACTGACACTGCATGTACGTTACTGTAACACGTACGTACTGTAAGGGCAATGGACCTATATATAGCTATTAGGAAATATTGTTGTCACCATACATAAATTTTTAACAAAATATCAGTTGTTAGTTAGCAAGCTAGGGCATTAATAAGAGCTGGCACTGGCTGAGAAATACAGTTAGTGATAGATTATTACTTGTAGCCTAGTACTAGCAGCATTGTATGGTTAAATTAATACAATGTTGTTGGTGCTAGCTCGATCCTTCTACTTGTCCTTAAGAGCTTGTTTGGAAGCAAGTGGAATAAAGAGAATTGATGGGGCTATAATCTCttgctattcaattttgaataacaaAGAATTATAGCCCCTCAATTCTCTTTATTTCACTTGCTCCTAAACAAGCCCTAAGAGTTAAGATGAACTGCATGCATACACTACTATAGCGACAAAAAGGCCGCGGGCATACTACAAATAATGAGGCCATAATTGAGCTAGGCAGGCACCGCACATACAGACACTTAGATCCATGTATGTCAAAAGGTTTGCTGGTCTCCGTGAAGTAGGGGCGCTTTCCTGAGCTCATCATATATTAAATTTATTGGGAACTGATTCTTACGCGAGCTAGCAGTAAGGGAGATGTGCATGCGTGGCCGGGTAAAAGAGGCTTAGCTTCCCCCTTTTTCAACCTAATAAAAGCTTAAAGCACCCACTGCAACAACAGGCTCAAGGTTTGATTTGACAGTGTGTAAGTTGACCTCAGGGCAAAAAGTTCTTGGTCCATGCATGTAGTATAACCCTCGTCGTTCTTCTCATGCACACATGTGGCAGTATGTACTTATGATAAGGTTAATAGccatgtgtatatatatatatatatatatgcacctTGAGGAGCTGTTCCAGAGGGCACCACCATGAGCACCGGTGCTGCTCCCATGATCGTTACAGGCAGTTAACCTTCCATGCCGAACTGCCGACGACGACTCCGGCCGCCTGCCGTCAGTGCCGTGCAGATCCAGCGAGGAGTTGTCGTCGTCGCAGATCTCGCCAGCCGATGACGACCCGCTCTCGAACCCATCAGCTTGATCTGCAGGAATTGAACCACGCGCGCGTGCCGTGCGTGCAAAAGGAACAATTAGCAGGCAacaagcatatatatatatactgatcGATCCTTGGCATACACTACCACTTCCACTAGCATATAGGCCGGAAAGGAAAGGAAACACAAGTGATGTCGAAGATGTATGAGTAGCTGCAGATGGATGAGGAAAAAGATGGAATAATAAAACGGAAGGCTCAAGCAGCAGCAGCATGGCTCTCGTACGTCGTCACTCATGTCGATGTGTTAGCATTGATTCTAAAGCGCGAGAGCAAACAAAGCACAAATCTACCTTGTACTGTTTACCTGACGAAGCTGCCGGCCTTTCGGTGTTCTTCACGGTCCTGTACATCTGCGGCAGCAAGAGAGCCGCCAGAGGCAGCAATTAAAAAGGATCAGTTTCGACCTTTCCATGCATGAACTACTACGTCGTTTGAAGCAACTTGCGGTACAAATGAGGAATCTTTGGCAGATCATAAGGTTTGCATTTTTCAGGAGGCAACATCGTGCATGGCCGGCCTGCTGCTGGCTGCTGCAAGATTTGATTTGACACCTTAAGGCAGAAATCAACAAGCAAACGGAGGAGAAAGCTACCAGGAACCCGATTCACATCATAGCAGAGTAGTAAAACTACTGGTCTCGTAAGCGGTAAGCCATCGGCTGGCTGCAGCTTTTCACTGTTTCCCTTCTCAGTCAAGCACTGTGCATGCTAACAGCTAGCGGCTGCATGACTCATCACTCATGCTTGTGCATGACAGTAGTACACTAGCTAGAAAGAGTGTAGTACATAGATAGCTTGGTTGCCGGCCTAGATATATGTGAATGAAACCTGCGTGTTTTGCTCTTTACACCACGCCAAAGTTGAGATACATGGACCTACCTAGCTGGCTAATGAGATATGAGATACTATGATGCAGCAGGACCGTTGGAGAGGAAGACGCTACAGGGAGTTACATTGTGCACTGTTCAGACTTTAGCCCCATCTGCCCTGCCTGCccatccctctctctctctctctctctctctctctctccctttgctCACTTTCTTCCACTTTGATGCCTACTATCATCTATTGCATGTGTACGCACACAAATACAGCATCGAGCAGTGCGCGCTGTGCTGTAGGCTTACTAGTAGCAACTAGCAACAGGCAGGCAGCCAGCAGCAAAACTACAAGCTAGAGCCAGGAGGAGAACGGATCCCCATTTTTGCATGCGTACGTTTCTGCACCTGCGGTTCTACGACTACTACGGTACATATATTGCTGTCACGGAATGGTCAAAGTATAAAATACGCGAGGTGTAAATTAATTGAAGTGTGTGAGGAAGGATCCGAGCGAGAGTATACCTGCAAGTGAGACTTGACATGAGCCAGGGTGAGATCCTTCACGTCCATGAGCTCAAGAACTGACTTGGGAGTTGCCCCTGGTAGTTCATATATCATCGTGCACGAGAGAACAAGCAAAATCAGTGTTGAGCACAGGGGCATCATACTTATGGATGAACCGTGAACGCATCAAGAAGAAGACATGGAGGACACAACACTAGAAAGGCAGCCAGAGAGAAGCTAGCAAGGGAAGGTGCATGCGCATCTGCGTGGGGGTGACGATAGATGGACCTACTTTCGTGGCCGCCGAGCAGCTCGACGGCGTGGACGAAGCGCGCGTGGAGCGTGGACGTCCAGCGCATGCGCGGCGCCCTGGCGGCGCGCTTCGCCGGGGGGAACAACCCGGCGACGCGAGCCCCGAAGCCGCACCCGGCGCGGCGCCAGGCGCCCGCGGCGACGTGGCAAGGCTCGCAGAAGCACGGGCCCGCGCCCGCCGCGTGCGGCGGGAACGTCGGCGGCACCGCGTGCGTGTGCGGGTGCTGGTACAGCGGTACCCCGCGTATGGGTCGTAGCATGGCGGCGGCGTTGGGGGGCATCGGCAGCGGCAGCTGCAGCGGTATGGGAATGGGCACCTGCAGGGACGGCGCCATAGCCGCCGCCGGGttgccagggaccccgttgccgCCACCGACACTGCCACCTGCGGCTGCCGCGAGGAGCCTGGCGCTCAGGGCAGCGCCGTGGTGGTGGGACGTAGCGCGAGCGGGGAGGCCGATCTGCAGTGAGAGGTCCGGCTGGGAGGGGAAAAGCTCCATAGATCGATCGCACACCCTCTCTTGCAAT
Proteins encoded:
- the LOC100502477 gene encoding uncharacterized protein LOC100502477, producing MELFPSQPDLSLQIGLPARATSHHHGAALSARLLAAAAGGSVGGGNGVPGNPAAAMAPSLQVPIPIPLQLPLPMPPNAAAMLRPIRGVPLYQHPHTHAVPPTFPPHAAGAGPCFCEPCHVAAGAWRRAGCGFGARVAGLFPPAKRAARAPRMRWTSTLHARFVHAVELLGGHERATPKSVLELMDVKDLTLAHVKSHLQMYRTVKNTERPAASSDQADGFESGSSSAGEICDDDNSSLDLHGTDGRRPESSSAVRHGRLTACNDHGSSTGAHGGALWNSSSREDWAGFPSDSNTGSMSMHSRSLKDQTMQSKSLEILSDMNSSCVSETTSCASELNLEFTLGPRIRH